From Oryza brachyantha chromosome 9, ObraRS2, whole genome shotgun sequence, a single genomic window includes:
- the LOC121055318 gene encoding peptidyl-prolyl cis-trans isomerase FKBP15-3-like, with protein MLKTEAENDVKQQDQETQNEQVGVWHNPIESHDNGMTIEDLVEGNTNAEVASQGNQVCVRYHGELMNGDIVDPTDGEDDTYTFRLGAGEVIRGWDIGILGYRLYS; from the exons ATGCTAAAGACAGAGGCTGAAAACGATGTTAAACAGCAAGATCAAGAGACTCAAAATGAACAAGTTGGAGTCTGGCATAACCCCATTGAATCACATGATAATGGTATGACGATAGAGGATTTGGTTGAGGGAAACACTAATGCTGAAGTTGCATCTCAGGGCAATCAG GTTTGTGTGAGGTATCATGGTGAGTtgatgaatggtgatattgttGACCCTACTGATGGTGAAGATGACACCTATACATTCAGGCTTG GTGCTGGTGAAGTCATTCGTGGATGGGATATTGGCATTTTAGGTTACCGTCTTTACTCCTGA
- the LOC107304867 gene encoding uncharacterized protein LOC107304867: MLQFDNSDNELVWLCALNPTLAPTCSLELELKEDENVHLSVVGQSSIHLSGYYYNKMHQDISEKGKLKTPKIEDVLSGQSNDMDQVNEQKCSKFVESITIDDAKPTQGPQNSMEENVLDGTAATITLVLFYIHDESCACYKDMEYMASFLNRLIYSPFMELLGHGIKPMDKPHTKYNMDE; this comes from the exons ATGCTACAATTTGATAACAGTGACAATGAGCTTGTATGGCTCTGTGCTTTAAATCCTACGCTTGCCCCGACATGTAGCTTAGAGCTAGAATTAAAGGAGGATGAGAATGTTCACTTATCAGTTGTTGGGCAGAGCTCAATACACCTATCCGGATACTACTACAATAAAATGCATCAAGATATTTCTGAGAA GGGAAAGTTGAAGACACCAAAAATAGAGGATGTACTAAGCGGTCAAAGTAATGATATGGATCAAGTGAATGAACAAAAATGCTCTAAATTCGT GGAATCTATTACAATTGATGATGCAAAGCCAACTCAAGGTCCCCAAAATTCCATGGAAGAAAATGTTCTCGATGGTACTGCAGCTACCATAACATTAGTATTGTTTTACATACATGATGAATCTTGTGCTTGTTATAAGGACATGGAATATATGGCTAGTTTTCTCAATCGTTTGATTTATTCTCCATTCATGGAACTTCTAGGACATGGAATTAAACCTATGGATAAACCGCATACCAAATATAATATGGATGAGTGA